Proteins encoded within one genomic window of Gigantopelta aegis isolate Gae_Host chromosome 2, Gae_host_genome, whole genome shotgun sequence:
- the LOC121383960 gene encoding uncharacterized protein LOC121383960, with product MKKFHLFFLLLTTTLFLSCMFGYGLFRQHTVVSDHWEPFSRKMNERDLSVTEMILQRFAATMEAARVTYFLYAGSLLGSYRHHGIVPWDDDVDVLVPFGQQKALHLALSGQEPFFFLDTSMRIRWKFYSSHCESIKTKSWKWPFLDISFYKENDTHIWDSDPDSTKSTLYNKSIVFPLRKGIFMNLSLPVPRDPYAVLSVDMDVKMCESNSYDHRREESIPDIYRKSVPCSELQNIFQFVKHETNETL from the coding sequence aTGAAGAAGTTTCATTTGTTCTTCCTGCTTCTAACAACCACGTTGTTTTTGTCGTGCATGTTTGGTTATGGGCTATTTAGACAGCATACCGTGGTCAGTGATCATTGGGAACCGTTTTCCAGGAAAATGAATGAACGTGACCTGTCGGTGACAGAGATGATATTACAACGATTTGCAGCAACGATGGAAGCTGCCCGCGTGACGTATTTCCTGTACGCGGGCAGTCTGCTGGGTTCGTACCGTCATCACGGAATTGTTCCCTGGGACGACGACGTGGATGTTCTTGTTCCATTCGGGCAGCAGAAGGCGCTCCACTTAGCGTTGTCTGGCCAAGAACCCTTCTTTTTTCTGGATACGTCAATGAGGATTCGCTGGAAATTTTACTCTTCTCATTGCGAATCAATAAAAACCAAAAGCTGGAAATGGCCATTTTTAGACATCAGTTTCTACAAGGAAAATGACACTCATATTTGGGATTCTGATCCAGATTCCACAAAATCGACACTCTATAACAAGTCGATTGTGTTTCCACTACGAAAAGGTATCTTCATGAATTTGAGTTTACCCGTCCCTAGAGATCCGTATGCGGTTCTTTCGGTCGACATGGATGTGAAAATGTGTGAAAGTAACAGTTATGACCACAGGCGAGAGGAGTCTATTCCTGACATCTACAGAAAATCTGTTCCATGCAGtgaattacaaaacatttttcagTTTGTAAAACACGAAACGAACGAAACGTTGTAG